The genomic segment AAAACCATCGATCATGTCATGTCGCTCGACTTAATCCTCTCCAACGCTGACCAAATTACAACATCGCCCATATCACTCGAAGAATTAGAAATCAAGAAACAGGGAAACACATTAGAAGCAAATATCTATCGTGAACTCTGCCGAATATGTGCCGACAATGAAGCAGAAATCCGTAAACGGTATCCGCGTATCTTGCGGCGTGTTGCAGGCTATAATCTCGACGAATTTATTCCGGATGCCGGTTCAAAAGAGGTCACCCCCTATCGCCGTGACGGATGCGATGAGAATCACCCGTTTAGCCTGACGAAAATTCTTGTCGGTTCTGAAGGAACACTCGCCACGACCGCTGAAGCAACGGTGAACCTTGTCCCGATTCCCAAACAGACAGCACTATGTGTTGTTCATTTTGAATCGCTCGTCAACGCCATGGAGGCGATGCAACCCATCTTGGAATGTAACCCCACCGCTGTAGAACTTATAGACAAAACGATTCTCGATATGGCGCGTGGCTCATTAGAATTCTCACGGCTTACCACCTTCATACAAGGTGAACCCGCTGCACTCCTTGCTGTTGAATTTTACGGTGAAACACAGGCAGAATTGGACGCACAGCTGGATACACTCGAAAAGACGCTGAAAAGTACCGGGTTCGGTTATGCGTTCGTGCGATGTTTCACTGCTGAAGAAAAAGCACGCGTCTGGGAAACCCGAAAAGCCGGACTCGGGTTGCTAATGGGTATGAAAGGCGATGCCAAACCGGTCGGTTTCGTCGAAGACGCGGCAGTACCGATAGAGAACTTGCCGGAATACGTCCGTCGATTTGATGAGATCGTCACAGCACACGATACAACCGCCGCTTACTATGCACATGCAAGCGTTGGGCTGTTGCATAACCGACCTATCGTCAACCTCAAATCCGAAACCGATATTCAGAAAATGCACGACATCGCTCGTGAAGTCCGAGATCTACTCATGGAATTGGATGGCGCGATGAGTGGAGAACACGGCGATGGACTCGTTCGGAGTGAGTGGATAGAGAGTATGTTCGGTCCGCAGATATATCAAGCACTCACTGAGGTGAAAAAAGCCTTTGATCCGGACGGCATTATGAACCCAGGTAAAATCGTTGACGCGCCACCGATGACAGAAAACCTCCGCTTCGGTTCGGACTATAGTACCATTAAAATTGACACCTACTTCGATTTCTCCAGTCAAGACGGATTTGGTGGCGCGATTGAGATGTGCAACGGTGTCGGTGCCTGTAGGAAAACGCTCACGGGTACGATGTGCCCCTCCTTCATTGGCACACGTGAAGAAGAGCACTCAACGCGGGGTCGCGCGAACGCGCTCCGCTCTATTATTTCAGGAGCATTGCCACACACAGAACTCACCAATGAGCGGCTGCAAGAAGTTCTGGATTTATGCCTCGGATGCAAAGCATGCAAAGCGGAATGTCCGTCTAACGTGGACATGGCGAAGATAAAGTATGAGGTACTTGCACACTATCATAAAGCAAACGGTTTACCGTTGCATCGACGGTTGTTCGGCGAAATCGGCGCACTCGCCCCCCTCGGCTCAATGTTTTCA from the Candidatus Poribacteria bacterium genome contains:
- a CDS encoding FAD-binding protein; its protein translation is MDTPTPENLEHLLSDTLAGEVRFDLYSKALYSTDASLYQIQPIGVVIPKDKQDVIKTVQIASEHKIPILPRGGGTSLAGQSVGEAIVLDMSKYMNQLLEVNVAERWARVQPGIVLDELNHKLKPHGLMYAPDVATSSRANVGGTIGNNSAGSHSLIYGKTIDHVMSLDLILSNADQITTSPISLEELEIKKQGNTLEANIYRELCRICADNEAEIRKRYPRILRRVAGYNLDEFIPDAGSKEVTPYRRDGCDENHPFSLTKILVGSEGTLATTAEATVNLVPIPKQTALCVVHFESLVNAMEAMQPILECNPTAVELIDKTILDMARGSLEFSRLTTFIQGEPAALLAVEFYGETQAELDAQLDTLEKTLKSTGFGYAFVRCFTAEEKARVWETRKAGLGLLMGMKGDAKPVGFVEDAAVPIENLPEYVRRFDEIVTAHDTTAAYYAHASVGLLHNRPIVNLKSETDIQKMHDIAREVRDLLMELDGAMSGEHGDGLVRSEWIESMFGPQIYQALTEVKKAFDPDGIMNPGKIVDAPPMTENLRFGSDYSTIKIDTYFDFSSQDGFGGAIEMCNGVGACRKTLTGTMCPSFIGTREEEHSTRGRANALRSIISGALPHTELTNERLQEVLDLCLGCKACKAECPSNVDMAKIKYEVLAHYHKANGLPLHRRLFGEIGALAPLGSMFSPLSNWAVNNTLSKWIAEKIIGVDRRRDMPTFVRPTYEQWFRKRRSRRTSDKKVVLFPDTFMNYSEPSIGKAAVEVLEACGFEVLLPKKRCCGRPLISEGMLDRAIENANYNINALRVYADEGIPIIGCEPSCTSALTDDYLELIGTPAAKRVAEATCSFEEFFAQLTQNGELPLEFSTEPRDILLHGHCHQRALVGIQPTVKMLSLPAEHDVTVIDSSCCGMAGAFGYEKAHYELSMKIGELRLFGAVREKPSGSFTLSAAGFSCRHQLEHATGVKPKHPVEVLRETLTQT